Genomic segment of Bacillota bacterium:
GAACATCATGATAAACCGGCGGTAGGCGTCATACGCAAAGCGAGGGTTATTCGACTGCTTGATTAAGCCTTCCACCGTCTGCGTGTTGAGTCCCAGGTTGAGGATGGTATCCATCATGCCGGGCATCGAGAACTTCGCGCCCGAGCGGACGGACACCAGCAGCGGGTTCGCCGGGTCGCCGAATTTGCGCCCCATGCGCTTTTCCACTTCCGTCATCGCAGCGCGCACTTCGTCCATTAACCCCTCAGGGAACTGGTTGCCGCTGCGGAGGTATTGCATACACACTTCAGTGGTAATCGTGAATCCTGGAGGAACTGGTAGACCGATGTTGGTCATTTCTGCAAGGTTTGCACCCTTGCCGCCCAGAAGGTCGCGCATCTGGGCGTTGCCTTCTTCGAAGAGGTAGACACGCTTATTCGCCATATCCTTCCACCCGTCGCATAGAGTTTTGCGTCGCCTGTCGGCGAACCGGGCGATGCAGTGCACCGCCCTTATATAGGATAACACATTTTTGGCACAGGTCAAGGGGAATGGCAATTATCGCAAGATAAGCACACCGCCCCGCGGGGTGACGGGGCGGTGTGTTTGGGTAGGGCGGACGGGATGGGGTTACCGGGCAGTTAAGACGGTGGTGCCGTCCTCGGCACGCGAAATCTCCAGTTTCAATTCCGCCGCTACCTTTTCTAACAGCTCATCCAGCGCCACGCCGGTAGACCTCAGGCTCACACGTGTCAGCGGGTCCGTCTCGCCCATCAGCACCAGAGGCACGCCGTATGCCCCGGCGATGCGCGAAAGCGTCTCCTCCACCGTTTTCTCTTTCACTACCAGCACAGGCTTGGAGTCCTGCGACAAGATTTCCGCAGGCAACCACGCACGCAACACGCTGCCGTTGTCCCAGCTGACCCGCACCTCCAGCACAGATGCGCCCGCCGACAAGGGCAAAACCACCGGCGTCTCTTTGGCTACGAGCCCACGCCACACAGTCCTGGTTCCTGATGCGACCTCAACCACTGTAGGCTGAGGGGCATTCATTTTCAGCATCCAGCGCAGGTCACCCTGCTCCGCCCGGAACGGCTCGAAGCGCACGGGCAGGATCCGGGTTTTCACCGGAGTGACCGGGCTGCCACCACTCGAAACCACGCTCAACGCGATAGCATCTGTTCGCTCATTGTGTGACCACAGCACCAGCGCAAGGATTGCCAGCACGGCTGCCGCCGCAAAAGCGAAGCGCGGGCGCCATGCCAGCTCCCACCAGCGCAGGGGGGAACCGGCTGGTACTCTCGCGTAAACCTCCTGCATGATGCGGGCGTGCAGGGAATCGGGTGCC
This window contains:
- a CDS encoding zf-HC2 domain-containing protein, with the protein product MRCEQFRELISAYIERSIAPPLAAKMEEHAAGCASCRAELEDVRALWQMMAQVQPVKAPDSLHARIMQEVYARVPAGSPLRWWELAWRPRFAFAAAAVLAILALVLWSHNERTDAIALSVVSSGGSPVTPVKTRILPVRFEPFRAEQGDLRWMLKMNAPQPTVVEVASGTRTVWRGLVAKETPVVLPLSAGASVLEVRVSWDNGSVLRAWLPAEILSQDSKPVLVVKEKTVEETLSRIAGAYGVPLVLMGETDPLTRVSLRSTGVALDELLEKVAAELKLEISRAEDGTTVLTAR